One window of Diabrotica undecimpunctata isolate CICGRU chromosome 8, icDiaUnde3, whole genome shotgun sequence genomic DNA carries:
- the LOC140447198 gene encoding lipase member N-like — MCFKIYISFIALCFSFKCIVSITVCKTELDYYTNENCWENNDEDLNTTQILRNWGFTAEEYEIFTDDGYGLTIIRGYGNITNPTPIILGHAVLINSRGFLFLQNSSLAYKIIESGHQIFLINFRGTEYSQKHVNLTKEDREYWNFSWHESGYYDIPKVLELVSNITYGQKAIIVGYSMGSTTSLVYASRFPDEAAQKLLGIICLGTASLYKNTPSVLRVVALLEPLVLPLGLNLWNGRLPLRQEIGSVFEIGSSDPILYNMMDMIHALFVGWNYNSVAPDKFPIFLSHVYDTTSAKTIQHYGQIVLSERFASYDYGPVLNRKKYGTPKPPEYDFSKIKVKIAQFLGRNDILCTAENGLRLQELLKPEYRCGVTVISDPLWTHLNFINHRDSESLLVTPVLNKIKAYEAGGC; from the exons atgtgttttaaaatatACATCAGTTTTATAGCgttatgtttttcttttaaatgtaTTGTATCAATCACTGTTTGTAAAACAGAGTTAGATTATTACACAAATGAAAACTGTTGGGAAAATAATGATGAAGATTTAAATACG ACGCAAATACTTCGAAATTGGGGTTTCACCGCTGAGGAGTATGAGATATTTACGGATGATGGTTATGGACTGACTATTATTAGAGGTTATGGGAATATTACCAATCCAACTCCAATTATTTTGGGTCATGCTGTCTTGATAAATAGCCGAgggtttttatttttacaaaattcatCGTTGG ctTACAAGATCATCGAATCAGGACATcaaatatttctaataaacttTAGAGGCACAGAATACAGTCAAAAGCATGTAAATCTTACAAAAGAAGATAGGGAATATTGGAATTTTAG TTGGCACGAATCAGGCTATTACGATATTCCAAAAGTATTAGAATTGGTATCAAATATAACTTATGGGCAGAAAGCAATAATAGTGGGATATTCAATGGGAAGCACAACGAGTTTGGTTTATGCAAGTAGGTTTCCTGATGAAGCAGCACAAAAACTACTTGGAATCATATGTCTTGGAACAGCAAGCTTGTATAAGAATACACCATCCGTACTAAGGGTAGTTGCTTTATTGGAGCCCTTAGTATTg CCATTAGGATTAAACTTATGGAATGGAAGGCTTCCTTTAAGACAAGAAATAGGATCAGTATTTGAAATAGGATCCAGTGATCCCATTTTGTATAACATGATGGACATGATTCATGCGTTATTTGTAGGTTGGAATTACAACTCAGTTGCTCCT gacAAATTTCCAATATTCTTGAGCCATGTTTATGATACAACCAGTGCAAAAACGATTCAGCATTACGGTCAAATAGTACTTTCGGAAAGATTTGCATCCTATGATTATGGCCCAGTTCTAAATCGCAAGAAATATGGAACACCTAAACCACCGGAGTatgatttttcaaaaattaaggTCAAAATTGCACAGTTTCTTGGACGAAATGATATACTATGTACCGCAGAG AATGGACTCCGGCTACAAGAATTACTTAAACCTGAGTATAGGTGCGGAGTAACAGTAATCTCAGATCCTCTATGGACTCATCTTAATTTTATTAACCATCGTGACTCTGAATCTCTCTTGGTTACACCTGTTTTAAACAAGATTAAAGCTTATGAAGCGGGTGGTTGCTAA